The window AGTAAGACGCGTTACTAAACTAGCACTAGAAAACTTATCAATATTGCTAAAAGAAAAGTCCTGAATATGGTAAAACATATCTTTTCTTAAATTAGCTGCAAAACCAGCCGCCGCATGAGCAGAAACATAGCTGGCACTTGCACCCAAGGCTAGAGAAACTAGAGTTAACACAAAAAGAATTAAGCCCCACTTATTGATGTAACCCATATTTCCTTTCATGATTCCTTTATCAATTAAAATACCAACCAAGTACGGGATCAGCATTTCAATTAAAGCTTCACCTGCAACTAGGACTGGGGAAGTCAGTGACAATTTTTTATATTGCCTGATTGACTTACGCAACACATTAACCATATAAAACCCCCGTTCTTTACTTAAAAAAGATAAAAATAAATAGACGCCTCGCGCCGTCTATTACTCTCTAACAAATCAACTATTTGTTATCTTTATTTATACTGTAGACTACTTTAAATAAATAGTCACGCTTTTAACTTCTGCGATTTCTTCTACGTGCTGCAATATCATTTTCACGTCTAACTTGTAACGGATCAACTACGTGATACTTTTGACGGAACCATCTCCGTCCAAAGAATGCAATAACAGCTAACACAATGTAAACCCAAGGGTTAAGGACTGGGTTAATCACTCTAAAAGCAGGAAGTGCAGTAAGATTGATTACTACCATCATTATAACTACTAGAATAGCCCCAATTAAAATCATTTTCCAGACAGATGGGCGATGTTCTTTATCTCTAGTCATTAAGTCGCTGTAGTAAGCCATTAGAATACCAAACAAAACAGTAACAACAATCATTGTAAAAATACCTAATTGTTGTTGTACGCCTGATTGCTTTGGATTTTGGCTAAATAATTGTACTAAGCCAAAGAATCCTGCAAAAATTGCAAAGTAAAGTAATCCATTATCTACTGCATGCATCCAAAACTTGCTTTTTGGTGCTTCTTTTTTAGGATTAGCAATTTCAATTGCTTTTTCTCTTGGAGCTTTTTGGTACAAGTTAGATGCAGGAATTCCCTTACGCTGCGCAACAATAATTTCTGGCAAAATTTGATCAATTGCAGGTTCTACTTGATCCATGGTGTAATTTTGATCTTCTATCAAAAATTTTTCTAAACGAAAGACGTAATCTTGATTCTTATTACTTAATTTCTTTCGTAATTCTTTTGGCGGCATTTTTTTGATTTCTTCTTCACGAGAATTTTGTTCATGCGCCTTTTTTAACTTTTCTTGTTTTGTATTACCTACTGTTGAGTTTTTAGTAGCTTCAGTATTCTCACTTTTATTTTGATCTTTTGGATCCATTCAAAAAACTCCTAAACATTAAATCTAAATTCGATAATATCGCCGTCTTGAACTACATAATCTTTTCCTTCAAGACGAAGTTTTCCAGCTTCCTTAACTTTTTGCATGGTTTCAAGTTCATTTAAATCATCAAATGAAACAACTTCTGCTCGAATGAATCCACGTTCAAAGTCAGAGTGAATAACACCTGCAACTTGTGGTGCCTTCATACCTTCATGGAAAGTCCAAGCACGAGTTTCAGGACCACCAGCAGTAAAGAATGTACGAAGTCCTAAGATGTGGTAAGCTGCCTTAATTAAGCGATCAAGACCAGATTCTTCAACGCCTTCCATTTCAAGGAATTCTTTTCTTTCATCTTCATCCATTGAAGCAATTTCTTCTTCAGTAGCAGCACTAATTCCCAAAGCTTCTGCGTTTTCACTTTCAGCATGCTTTTTAACGATTTGGTAGTACTTGTCACTTTCTGGATCAGCCATTGAGCTTTCAGCAATATTAGCAACATAAATAACTGGCTTAGAAGTAAGTAGAAATAGTCCTTTAACAATCTTTTGTTCATCTTCATTAAAGTCAATTGAACGAGCAGCCTT of the Lactobacillus isalae genome contains:
- a CDS encoding DUF1129 domain-containing protein, whose translation is MDPKDQNKSENTEATKNSTVGNTKQEKLKKAHEQNSREEEIKKMPPKELRKKLSNKNQDYVFRLEKFLIEDQNYTMDQVEPAIDQILPEIIVAQRKGIPASNLYQKAPREKAIEIANPKKEAPKSKFWMHAVDNGLLYFAIFAGFFGLVQLFSQNPKQSGVQQQLGIFTMIVVTVLFGILMAYYSDLMTRDKEHRPSVWKMILIGAILVVIMMVVINLTALPAFRVINPVLNPWVYIVLAVIAFFGRRWFRQKYHVVDPLQVRRENDIAARRRNRRS
- the ychF gene encoding redox-regulated ATPase YchF, with amino-acid sequence MSLTAGIVGLPNVGKSTLFNAITKAGAEMANYPFATIEPNVGMVEVPDSRLARIQELIPAKKIVHTTFEFTDIAGLVKGASKGEGLGNKFLENIRQTDAIVHVVRAFDDDNITSVTGKVDPEEDINTINLELAIADLDAVNRRIGKVQKVAQQGDKEAKAEMAVLNKLKPVLEEGKAARSIDFNEDEQKIVKGLFLLTSKPVIYVANIAESSMADPESDKYYQIVKKHAESENAEALGISAATEEEIASMDEDERKEFLEMEGVEESGLDRLIKAAYHILGLRTFFTAGGPETRAWTFHEGMKAPQVAGVIHSDFERGFIRAEVVSFDDLNELETMQKVKEAGKLRLEGKDYVVQDGDIIEFRFNV